The DNA region CGTTTTCCAACAGGTAGCCTTCCATGAACGCCCGCAGGAATTCTTCGCGGAAAGAATCCCTGAGTTCTTCGGGGGTCTCCTCCATGGCGTGATGCAGCGCGATCGCGATGTCATAGGTGAAGAAATGCCGTTTCACCCGGCCGAAGTCCACCGGCGTCAGGTTGCCGGATCCTGCGAGCAGGAATCCCCGATGATGCAGATCATTGTGAATCAGACCGTATGAACGGTCACTTTTCGGAAACGTGCGGATTCGCTGCAGCATGGAGCTGAACCGGTCCACGATGCGGCTTTCGATGAAGGAGAGATCCCGGTGAAACAGTTCTCCTTCGTCCCATTCGTCAAACGCTGCGGTTCCCTCCCGCCGCAAAAAGTTCCGGGACAAGGCGTGGATTTGTCCCATGATGTTTCCCCATCTGCGAAAAAGCCCTGAGTTCCATACGGATTTGTGTGTGGGATCCACCGGTTTGCCGTTCACTTTCCGGAAAGAGACGATATAGCAAGGAACGGGAAGCCGAAGAATGGTTTCCACGCTTTGACCGCGGGCGGACAGGATGTTTTTCGGGACGGGAATGCCCCGGGATTTCAGGAAAGACATCCACTTCAGCTCGGCCAAAAGTCTTCCGCGGTCCCGGCCGGCG from Staphylospora marina includes:
- a CDS encoding phosphotransferase enzyme family protein, producing the protein MEEAVRKFQGTESSIRFLGGYYRNVYEYERDGETCVIKLFPVAGRDRGRLLAELKWMSFLKSRGIPVPKNILSARGQSVETILRLPVPCYIVSFRKVNGKPVDPTHKSVWNSGLFRRWGNIMGQIHALSRNFLRREGTAAFDEWDEGELFHRDLSFIESRIVDRFSSMLQRIRTFPKSDRSYGLIHNDLHHRGFLLAGSGNLTPVDFGRVKRHFFTYDIAIALHHAMEETPEELRDSFREEFLRAFMEGYLLENELEDHWREQVDFFLEYRLFHHYLQRMACLDADRTDERELAHIREIRNRLLSMRPATLR